The following coding sequences lie in one Lolium perenne isolate Kyuss_39 chromosome 2, Kyuss_2.0, whole genome shotgun sequence genomic window:
- the LOC127334977 gene encoding putative 12-oxophytodienoate reductase 12, translating to MASRSSAAEPIPLLSPYQMGPFRLSHRMVLAPMTRSRSYGNLPQPHVVEYYAQRATEGGLLITEATIVSPDSRGMGLIPHTPGIWTKEQVQAWKPVVEAVHAKGATFFCQIWHVGRASDTEERPISSTDKPVEKNEENYFMDFSTPRPLTVEEIPGVINHFRIAAQNAMEAGFDGVEVHAANGYLLDQFMKDGVNDRADEYGGSLSNRCRFALEVVDAVVDEVGPDHVGVRLSPYSTWLSCRDSDPDALAAYMSRELSRRDVLYLNVVEPEMAFAEDADGGEARRVIPHRLHGMREAFEGTLMVGGGYDRKEGNWAVAQGYADMVVYGRLFLANPDLPERFRRDAPLNKYHRPTFYTDDPVVGYTDYPFLHDGGDKVISEENGVI from the exons ATGGCGTCGAGGTCGAGCGCGGCGGAGCCTATCCCTCTCCTGAGTCCCTACCAGATGGGGCCGTTCAGGCTCTCGCACAG GATGGTGCTGGCGCCGATGACGAGGTCGAGATCATACGGCAACCTCCCGCAGCCGCACGTCGTGGAGTACTACGCGCAGCGGGCGACGGAGGGCGGGCTCCTCATCACGGAGGCCACGATCGTGTCGCCGGACTCGCGGGGGATGGGGCTCATCCCGCACACCCCTGGGATCTGGACCAAGGAGCAGGTTCAGGCGTGGAAGCCCGTCGTGGAAGCCGTGCACGCCAAGGGCGCCACTTTCTTCTGCCAGATTTGGCATGTTGGAAGAGCGTCTGACACGG AGGAACGGCCCATCTCAAGTACAGATAAGCCGGTAGAGAAGAACGAAGAGAACTACTTCATGGATTTCTCAACCCCAAGGCCCCTGACTGTGGAGGAGATCCCCGGTGTCATCAACCATTTCAGGATTGCCGCCCAAAATGCCATGGAAGCAG GGTTCGACGGGGTGGAGGTGCACGCCGCGAACGGCTACCTCCTGGACCAGTTCATGAAGGACGGCGTCAACGACCGCGCCGACGAGTACGGCGGCAGCCTGTCCAACCGCTGCCGCTTCGCCCTGGAGGTGGTCGACGCCGTGGTGGACGAGGTCGGGCCCGACCACGTCGGCGTGCGCCTCTCGCCCTACTCCACCTGGCTCAGCTGCCGCGACTCGGACCCGGACGCGCTGGCCGCGTACATGTCCCGGGAGCTCAGCCGCCGCGACGTCCTGTACCTCAACGTCGTGGAGCCGGAGATGGCGTTCGCGGAGGACGCCGACGGCGGCGAGGCGCGGCGGGTCATCCCGCACAGGCTGCACGGGATGAGGGAGGCCTTCGAGGGGACGCTAATGGTCGGCGGAGGGTACGACAGGAAGGAAGGGAACTGGGCCGTCGCCCAAGGGTACGCCGATATGGTCGTCTACGGCAGACTCTTCTTGGCCAACCCCGACCTGCCGGAGAGGTTCAGGCGGGACGCGCCGCTGAACAAGTACCATCGCCCCACGTTCTACACCGACGATCCCGTTGTCGGGTACACGGATTACCCGTTTCTTCACGATGGTGGTGACAAGGTGATCAGCGAGGAGAATGGCGTGATTTAA